One Microbacterium marinum genomic window, TCGGTCGCTACCTCCCCCAGCTGGTGCAGACGGTCATCGCGACGCCGATCCTCGTCGCCGTCATGTGGTGGAGCGACTGGATCTCGGGGCTCACCGTACTGCTGACGCTTCCGCTGATCCCGATCTTCATGATCCTGATCGGCCTGGCCACCCGCATCGTGCAGGATCGCCAGTGGCGCACCCTGACACATCTCGCCTCACGCTTCAGCGACACCGTCCGCGGCCTCGGCACACTGTCGGTCTTCGGTCGCCAGCACCGCGCCGCCGACTCGATCGCCCGGGTGACCGACGCGTATCGCCGTGAGACGATGCGCGTTCTGCGCGTCTCCTTCCTCTCCGGTTTCGCGCTCGAGTTCCTCGCGTCGATCTCGGTGGCCATCGTCGCCGTGTCGATCGGATTCCGTCTGCTCGACGGCACCCTCGTGCTGGCCGTCGGCCTGTTCGTGCTCCTGCTCGCGCCGGAGGCCTACCTGCCCTTGCGCCAGGTGGGTGTGCAGTTCCACGCGTCCAGCGAGGGCGTCGCCGCGACACGTGATGTCTTCGCGGTGCTGGATGCCGCGGCCCAGGCGCCCGCGCCGGCCTCCGCGGGCGACGTCCGTGAGCCGGCGACCTTGACCGTCGACGACCTGCGCGTGCGGGGCCTCCCGCCGGTGTCGTTCACGGCGGCCCCGGGCGACCTGGTCCTCGTCGAGGGTCCGAGCGGAGCCGGCAAGAGCAGCCTGCTCGCCGCGCTCCGCGGGGCCGCCGAGGCCACCGGGAGCGTCCGATTCGGTGACGCGGATGCCGCGCAGCTGCATCCGTCGGATTGGCTCGCCTGGGCGGGCCAGACTCCCGGCCTCGTGGCGGGCACGATCGCCGCGAACGTGTCGCTGGGCGACGACGCGATGCCCGCGGATACCGTACGCGATGCCCTCCGGCGCGCCGGCGCCGACGAGCTCGACCCGTCGCGCGAGCTCGGCGTGCAGGGCGGCGGACTCTCGGGCGGACAGGCGCAGCGGGTCGCCGTGGCGCGGGCGATCGCCCGTCACCTGCGCGGACGGGCGCCGGTGCTGGCGCTGGACGAGCCGTCGGCCGCGCTGGACGCGGACACCGAGACGATCCTGTGGCGAGAGCTCCGCGCCCTCGCCGACGGCGGCGCGATCGTCCTGCTCGTCTCGCACCGCGCGTCTGCGCGCGCGGTGGCCGACCGGGTCGTGCACGTGGGACTCGGGGTGACGACATGACGACCACCGCGGACGTGCTGCGGATGTCCCTTCCCGCGCCCCGCCGCTTCTGGCCGGCACTCGCCTCAGGTTTCCTGTCCGAGGGGTCGGCGGTCGCCCTGCTGGCGGTGTCGGCGTGGCTGATCGTGCGGGCGTCGGAGCAGCCGCTCGTGATGTACATCACCGCCGCCGTCGTGGGCGTCCGCGCCTTCGCGCTCTCGCGAGCCGTCTTCCGCTACACAGAGCGGCTCTCCAGCCACGATGCGGCGCTCCGAGAGCTGGCGGCGACGCGGACGGATCTCGTCCGGCGGCTCATCCCCCACGCGCCCGCAGGCCTCGGGCGCACGTCGCGCGGGTCCACCTTGGCCGCTCTCGTCGACGACGTCGATGAGCTCCAGAACCTTCCCCTGCGGGTCGTCCTCCCGTTGGTCTCGTCGGCGACAGTGGCTCTCGCTTCGGTCGTGCTCGTCACGTTCGTGTGGTGGCCTGCGGGGCTGGTCCTCCTCGGGTGCCTTCTCGCCGCCGCCGGTGTCGCCGTGGGCTGGGGCTGGCTCTCGGGCGCTCGGGCCGAGCGCGCCATCGCGCCGTTGCGCGCCCGACTCGCCGATGCGGTGCTCGATCATCTCGGCAGCCTCGACGTGCTCGTCGCCTACGGCGCCACGGACGCCAGCCGACGGCGGATCCACGCGGCCGACGACGACCTCCGCCGCGCATCGACGCGGCGCGCGGTGGCGCAGGCCGGCACGACAGCGGTCGTGTCGCTCGCGGCCGGCCTTGCCACGCTGATCACGCTGGCTCTGGCCGCACCGACCGTCGCGCAGGGCGGTCTCGCGGGTCCTGCGCTGGCCGTCGTCGCGCTCGTGCCGATGGCGGTGTTTGAGGTGTTCACCTCGGTGCCGCTCGCCGCATCCGCCTGGCGTCAGGTGCGATCCGCCGCCTCGCGGGTTGCGGCCGCGGTGCCCGCCGAGCAGTCGCCGCACATCCCCCGATCCGACGCCGCATCCGGCGTCGCACCGCCCCTCGGCAGGGGTCTCTCGCTCCGCGGCGTCTCCGCGACCTGGCCCGGTGACGGGGCGCCTACCCTCGTCGACGTCGACCTCGACGTGGCGCCAGGCGAGCGCGTCCTCGTCGTGGGTGCGAGCGGGGCCGGCAAGACCACCCTCGCGTACGCGCTCGTGCGCTTCCTCGAGGCTGAGGGGATCTACACGATCGGCGGCACCCGCGTGCACGATCTCGCCCCCGACGACGTGCGCCTGACCGTCGGGCTGTGCGAACAGCGTCCGATGCTGTTCGACGAGGACATCCGCCAGAACCTCCTGTTCGCGAAGGACACCGCCGGCGACGCCGAACTGGAGCAGGTCCTCGGGCGCGTGGGGCTCGGACCCTGGCTCCGAGAGCGCGGAGGCCTCGATGCACGCGTCGGCGAGCGCGGCGCGCTCGTCTCGGGCGGTCAGGCCCAGCGCCTCGGCCTCGCTCGCGCGCTCCTGCGCGACTTCCCCGTCCTGGTGCTCGACGAACCCACGGCCGGCGTCGACGCCGCGGCATCCGATCGCCTGCTGACCGACATGCTCACCGCCATCGGGAACGACCGTGCGGTGATCCTCATCTCCCACGTGGACGTGCCGAGCGGGCTCGTCGACCGCACGGTGCGCCTGGCCGGCGGCCGGGTCGTCGGCTGATCCGTCCCCTCAGCGGCGCGAGCGGTCGTCACCGGCCTCGGCGGCCGCCGCGATCCGGTTCGCCATCCCTCGGAAGATGAAGCCGTGGAAGGGCAGCACGGCGAGCCAGTACAGTCGACCGGCGAGCCCTCGCGGGAAGAACACCGCGCGCTGGTCGTACCGGGAACCTGCCCCCTCGGGAGAAGCGCGGAGTTCGAGCCAGGCGAGGCCGGGCACCTTCATCTCCGCACGTAGGCGCAGCAGCGTCCCCGGCTCGACGGCCTCGACGCGCCAGAAGTCGATCGCATC contains:
- the cydD gene encoding thiol reductant ABC exporter subunit CydD, giving the protein MASEGRTRQGPLDPRLLRYAAASRFFLLAIGAIGLAQTAAVVCFAALVTTAIVDAIEGRDVTGTLTALLAVAVVRAVLIWARETVATRASARVESELRRALLGAIDRLGPGWLATQSTARLALVAGRGLDALDAYFGRYLPQLVQTVIATPILVAVMWWSDWISGLTVLLTLPLIPIFMILIGLATRIVQDRQWRTLTHLASRFSDTVRGLGTLSVFGRQHRAADSIARVTDAYRRETMRVLRVSFLSGFALEFLASISVAIVAVSIGFRLLDGTLVLAVGLFVLLLAPEAYLPLRQVGVQFHASSEGVAATRDVFAVLDAAAQAPAPASAGDVREPATLTVDDLRVRGLPPVSFTAAPGDLVLVEGPSGAGKSSLLAALRGAAEATGSVRFGDADAAQLHPSDWLAWAGQTPGLVAGTIAANVSLGDDAMPADTVRDALRRAGADELDPSRELGVQGGGLSGGQAQRVAVARAIARHLRGRAPVLALDEPSAALDADTETILWRELRALADGGAIVLLVSHRASARAVADRVVHVGLGVTT
- the cydC gene encoding thiol reductant ABC exporter subunit CydC, giving the protein MTTTADVLRMSLPAPRRFWPALASGFLSEGSAVALLAVSAWLIVRASEQPLVMYITAAVVGVRAFALSRAVFRYTERLSSHDAALRELAATRTDLVRRLIPHAPAGLGRTSRGSTLAALVDDVDELQNLPLRVVLPLVSSATVALASVVLVTFVWWPAGLVLLGCLLAAAGVAVGWGWLSGARAERAIAPLRARLADAVLDHLGSLDVLVAYGATDASRRRIHAADDDLRRASTRRAVAQAGTTAVVSLAAGLATLITLALAAPTVAQGGLAGPALAVVALVPMAVFEVFTSVPLAASAWRQVRSAASRVAAAVPAEQSPHIPRSDAASGVAPPLGRGLSLRGVSATWPGDGAPTLVDVDLDVAPGERVLVVGASGAGKTTLAYALVRFLEAEGIYTIGGTRVHDLAPDDVRLTVGLCEQRPMLFDEDIRQNLLFAKDTAGDAELEQVLGRVGLGPWLRERGGLDARVGERGALVSGGQAQRLGLARALLRDFPVLVLDEPTAGVDAAASDRLLTDMLTAIGNDRAVILISHVDVPSGLVDRTVRLAGGRVVG